Proteins co-encoded in one Symmachiella macrocystis genomic window:
- a CDS encoding type II toxin-antitoxin system RelE/ParE family toxin encodes MARLFITPQAKIDLGDIWSYIAQDNPAAADELLGQIDTAFGLIAATPDIGFRLDMIRPGIRCKPVKRNYLIFYDHREETVRILRILHAARNYEDML; translated from the coding sequence ATGGCTCGACTCTTCATCACGCCACAAGCAAAAATCGACTTGGGCGACATTTGGTCGTACATTGCTCAAGACAATCCCGCCGCAGCCGATGAACTTCTCGGGCAGATTGACACCGCGTTTGGCCTTATCGCTGCGACACCGGATATCGGTTTTCGACTCGACATGATCCGTCCGGGCATCCGCTGCAAGCCCGTGAAGCGGAACTACTTGATCTTCTATGATCACCGAGAGGAGACGGTCCGCATTCTTCGGATTCTGCATGCAGCGCGAAATTACGAGGATATGCTTTGA
- a CDS encoding ankyrin repeat domain-containing protein, which translates to MTSMIIGCGATAGGVNIWTAVEQNDPVAIKAYSDAGGSLDARSWDGSTPLIVAIDLEKRDSFKALLEHGADPDIITSGNRCATHLAALKDGTYWLKTALDLGADPNLEIMIDDRFRSGTPFRYAISNSSLENVRLLVEHGVDIDKTDSVGRHPIAQAAAQNDFEVVLYLLNQGADYKNARRGNRAFIEIIEQKWRDRSDYRKTEIRKQVETVHAWLKEHD; encoded by the coding sequence ATGACTTCGATGATTATCGGCTGCGGCGCTACTGCGGGAGGTGTGAATATTTGGACGGCTGTCGAACAAAACGACCCTGTCGCGATTAAGGCGTACTCCGACGCGGGTGGATCACTTGACGCTCGTAGTTGGGATGGGAGCACACCCTTGATTGTCGCAATAGACCTAGAAAAACGAGATAGTTTCAAGGCACTCTTGGAGCACGGCGCTGATCCGGACATTATCACGAGTGGAAACCGATGTGCGACACACTTAGCGGCGCTAAAAGACGGCACGTATTGGCTGAAGACCGCCCTAGATTTAGGCGCGGATCCCAACTTAGAAATTATGATTGATGATCGATTTCGTTCTGGCACACCATTTCGTTATGCGATCAGTAACAGCTCACTTGAGAACGTAAGGTTGCTAGTCGAACACGGTGTCGACATCGATAAGACTGATAGTGTGGGGCGCCATCCAATTGCACAGGCAGCGGCGCAAAACGATTTTGAGGTCGTCCTATACCTCTTGAATCAGGGAGCCGATTACAAGAATGCTCGCCGTGGAAATAGGGCTTTTATCGAGATCATAGAACAGAAGTGGAGGGATCGAAGCGATTACAGGAAAACCGAAATTCGTAAACAAGTTGAGACCGTCCATGCTTGGCTGAAGGAGCACGACTAA
- a CDS encoding sulfatase has product MHTCRNWLTSLVSMLLVLTFTEVVLAADAPRDRPNVLFIAVDDMRVELGCYGNAPVKSPNIDRLAQRGLLFERAYCQQALCNPSRASLLTGLRPDTLQVTDLPTHFRQNHPDIVTLPQLFKNNGYHARDVGKIFHNWRQDDYKGDPDSWSVPAVMHYASHGMDKAKVEGDLPPDTAGVPRAENRDVPDEAYFDGRVANLAVEALQELKDEPFFLAVGFWKPHLPFNPPKKYWDMYDFSDISLPINPDAPRDVPAIAMHDGRELLRGFDSAVKDEQTRKLRHGYYAAISYVDAQIGKVLDELDRLGLREKTIVVFWSDHGFHLGEHDLWGKTSNFELDAHVPLIISLPEQKTAGERTEALVELLDLYPTLAQLCELPAPNNLEGISLKPLLDGTATTVKPATYTQHPRPAYTRGKPPKIMGYSVRNNRYRYTEWRDFNTGKVTARELYDHVEDPRETINLAGNPKQAETVKTMATQLANVIHPPAAD; this is encoded by the coding sequence ATGCACACATGTCGCAATTGGTTAACATCCTTGGTCTCCATGCTACTAGTATTGACCTTCACCGAGGTTGTACTTGCCGCGGATGCGCCCCGCGATCGCCCAAACGTGCTCTTCATCGCCGTCGATGACATGCGTGTCGAACTGGGCTGTTACGGCAATGCTCCCGTGAAATCGCCCAACATTGACCGGTTGGCACAACGCGGCTTGCTGTTCGAACGGGCCTATTGCCAACAGGCGCTCTGCAATCCCTCGCGGGCATCACTGCTGACCGGGTTGCGGCCCGATACGCTGCAAGTGACCGACCTGCCCACGCATTTCCGCCAAAACCATCCCGACATCGTCACGTTGCCGCAGCTGTTTAAAAACAACGGCTACCACGCGCGGGACGTCGGCAAAATTTTTCACAATTGGCGGCAGGATGACTACAAAGGTGACCCCGATTCTTGGAGCGTTCCAGCGGTCATGCACTATGCGTCGCACGGTATGGACAAGGCAAAGGTCGAAGGGGACCTCCCCCCCGATACGGCCGGCGTCCCTCGCGCCGAGAACCGCGACGTTCCCGACGAAGCTTACTTCGACGGCCGTGTCGCCAATCTAGCGGTCGAAGCGCTGCAGGAACTGAAAGACGAACCCTTTTTCCTCGCCGTCGGTTTCTGGAAACCCCATCTGCCGTTCAATCCACCCAAAAAATACTGGGACATGTACGACTTCAGCGACATTTCGCTGCCGATCAACCCCGACGCCCCCCGTGACGTCCCGGCGATTGCCATGCACGATGGCCGCGAATTGCTGCGAGGATTCGACAGCGCCGTGAAGGATGAACAAACCCGCAAGTTGCGACACGGTTATTATGCAGCCATCAGTTATGTCGATGCGCAAATCGGCAAGGTGCTCGACGAATTGGACCGTTTGGGACTGCGCGAAAAAACGATCGTCGTGTTTTGGTCCGACCACGGTTTTCATCTGGGCGAACACGACCTATGGGGCAAGACCTCCAACTTCGAACTCGACGCCCACGTGCCGCTGATCATCTCCTTGCCCGAGCAAAAAACCGCCGGCGAGCGCACCGAGGCTTTAGTCGAATTGTTGGACCTGTATCCCACCCTAGCCCAACTGTGCGAACTCCCAGCTCCCAACAACCTGGAAGGCATAAGCCTCAAACCACTGCTCGACGGCACAGCAACTACCGTCAAACCAGCCACCTACACCCAACACCCCCGCCCTGCCTACACCCGCGGCAAGCCCCCCAAAATCATGGGCTACTCCGTCCGCAACAACCGGTACCGCTACACCGAATGGCGAGACTTCAACACCGGAAAAGTCACCGCACGGGAACTGTACGATCACGTAGAAGACCCACGAGAAACAATCAACCTCGCCGGCAACCCCAAGCAAGCGGAGACAGTAAAAACCATGGCCACCCAACTGGCCAACGTCATCCACCCACCGGCCGCCGACTAA
- a CDS encoding VOC family protein, with the protein MTVQPIPDGYHTATPYMIVDGAGEAIAFYEKAFGATELMRMPGPDGKIGHAEIQIGDSRIMMSDEYPDMGFRGPKSLGGAGINMMLYVEDCDTLFAQALAAGGKELRPLADQFYGDRSGTLEDPFGHVWTVSTHKEDLTMEEVAARMPDGD; encoded by the coding sequence ATGACTGTGCAACCGATTCCTGATGGCTATCACACAGCGACCCCTTACATGATCGTCGACGGCGCCGGTGAGGCGATCGCATTCTACGAGAAGGCGTTCGGTGCAACGGAGTTAATGCGGATGCCCGGCCCGGATGGAAAGATTGGGCATGCCGAAATTCAGATCGGAGATTCACGGATCATGATGTCCGATGAGTACCCCGACATGGGATTTCGCGGTCCGAAGTCTTTGGGGGGAGCGGGAATCAACATGATGCTGTACGTCGAGGATTGCGACACGCTGTTCGCCCAAGCCCTCGCCGCCGGCGGCAAGGAACTCCGTCCGTTAGCGGATCAATTCTACGGCGACCGCAGCGGCACATTAGAAGACCCCTTCGGGCATGTCTGGACGGTCTCGACACACAAGGAAGACCTGACGATGGAGGAGGTGGCGGCGCGGATGCCGGATGGGGATTAG